The following are encoded in a window of Microcaecilia unicolor chromosome 7, aMicUni1.1, whole genome shotgun sequence genomic DNA:
- the LOC115474762 gene encoding olfactory receptor 1F1-like, producing MGEIEKMNHTKVTEFIILGFYELPEMQLFLFLLFLIIYLMCLTGNLLIIFTVCSDSHLHSPMFFFLTNLSFLEICYVTITVPKLLAVLIAQNKTISFMQCMIQMYLFLTCTDVEFYLLTAMAYDRYVAICKPLHYTIIMNKKVCIILVIVSWTVSFLNPLPHFTLISQSSFCSTNEINHFFCDMTALMSLSCSGTYVIETITYIEGPLLVFTPLILTIISYVYIISAILKIQSAKGRQKTFSTCSSHLTVVLLFYVTSFGVYMRPKSAYSMDLNKLLTVVYITVIPLLNPLIYSLRNKELKETLLKTTRRTIFSQNY from the coding sequence ATGGGAGAAATAGAAAAGATGAATCATACCAAGGTTACAGAATTCATCATTCTTGGATTCTATGAGTTACCTGAGATGCAgctcttcctttttcttctgtttttgattATTTATCTGATGTGTTTGACAGGGAACCTTCTTATTATATTCACAGTGTGCTCTGATTCCCATCTGCATAGCCCCATGTTCTTCTTCCTCACCAACTTGTCCTTCCTAGAAATCTGTTATGTGACTatcactgtgcctaaattgttaGCAGTGCTCATAGCACAGAATAAGACCATCTCTTTCATGCAGTGTATGATACAGATGTACCTGTTCCTGACCTGCACAGATGTTGAGTTTTACCTTCTTACCGCCATGGCTTATGATCGCTATGTTGCAATCTGTAAACCCTTGCATTACACCATTATTATgaacaagaaagtctgcattattCTAGTTATTGTTTCATGGACAGTTTCATTTCTAAATCCACTTCCTCATTTTACTTTAATATCACAGTCATCGTTCTGTAGCACCAATGAAAttaaccatttcttctgtgaTATGACAGCATTGATGAGTCTGTCATGTTCAGGGACCTATGTCATTGAAACTATTACTTATATTGAAGGTCCCCTTTTAGTTTTTACCCCACTCATATTAACAATTATATCATATGTGTATATTATTTCCGCCATATTAAAAATCCAGTCTGCTAAGGGTAGACAAAagaccttttctacctgttcctCTCACCTCACAGTTGTTCTATTATTTTACGTGACTTCTTTTGGTGTGTACATGAGACCCAAGTCTGCTTACTCCATGGATCTTAACAAACTGCTTACTGTAGTGTATATAACTGTAATTCCACTGCTCAACCCATTGATTTATAGTTTGAGAaataaggaactgaaagaaacttTATTGAAAACAACCAGAAGAACTATTTTCTCCCAGAATTATTAA